In Bacteriovorax stolpii, a single genomic region encodes these proteins:
- the rnk gene encoding nucleoside diphosphate kinase regulator, producing MYDDVILLTERDYLRIRHLLSFKSSGDYENLEIEIERAKIIGEHEIPTDLVMMNSKVTFLTVQEDKTMTITLTYPSEANFEEGRISILAPLGSALIGLRVGQEINWMFPDGKTKTLRILEVAKP from the coding sequence ATGTACGACGATGTGATTTTACTCACAGAACGTGATTATTTAAGAATCAGGCATCTCTTAAGTTTTAAGAGCAGCGGTGATTATGAGAATTTAGAAATTGAAATTGAGCGCGCCAAAATTATTGGCGAGCATGAGATTCCAACGGATCTGGTGATGATGAATTCTAAGGTGACATTCCTGACTGTGCAGGAAGATAAAACCATGACCATCACTTTGACTTATCCAAGTGAAGCGAACTTTGAAGAAGGGCGTATTTCTATTCTGGCCCCTTTAGGATCAGCGCTGATTGGCCTTCGAGTGGGACAGGAGATTAATTGGATGTTCCCTGATGGAAAAACGAAGACGCTTAGGATTTTAGAAGTTGCGAAGCCTTAA
- a CDS encoding cytochrome P450, with amino-acid sequence MNQTRLNSPPKAQGNLFLGNLFQMKDEGVHFYPRMARLYGDAITARIGWKSFYLFFHPDHIKEVLQDKSDIYIKGDQYNQLRHLMGTGLLTSEGKDWEKQRRMLNPIFGKNGLDILLVQIKKASEQFVARLEVEQELDWSRKMFDFALEVAVTSFFGSSLDPQKMDQMAHDMHICMRFVSRRMTNLINVPLNFPVQEHVEFKSALKRVKTEIEKLYDNKVQNKGRDSKDMLDLLIAAEDEDKHNLSREEVFDQVMSFLIAGHETTAITMSWFYYLLAKKPEYQERLIKELESGDYKFETSNELGKYPFLEAIINETMRLYPAGWVIARNITEDNSVGQWNVKKGHVLAVCPYVAHRDPRWWNNPDDFMPERFLDSEVMKNLPRGAFVPFSIGKRNCIGSRFSLMEITVFALEFFKHFKMTTMQKEVGVKGYVTLKTDRPVRLTLHKK; translated from the coding sequence ATGAATCAAACAAGGTTGAATTCTCCTCCTAAGGCCCAAGGAAATCTCTTCCTAGGCAATCTATTTCAAATGAAAGATGAGGGGGTTCATTTTTACCCTCGTATGGCCCGTCTTTATGGTGATGCCATCACCGCACGCATTGGCTGGAAGAGCTTTTATCTGTTTTTTCATCCCGACCATATCAAAGAAGTTCTTCAGGACAAATCTGATATCTATATCAAGGGTGATCAATACAATCAGTTAAGGCACTTAATGGGGACTGGGCTTTTGACCAGTGAAGGAAAGGACTGGGAAAAGCAAAGGCGCATGCTCAATCCTATCTTTGGAAAAAATGGTCTGGATATTTTACTAGTCCAGATTAAAAAGGCTTCAGAGCAATTTGTGGCCAGGCTTGAAGTGGAGCAAGAGCTCGACTGGTCGAGAAAGATGTTTGATTTTGCCCTAGAGGTTGCTGTGACTTCATTTTTTGGTTCGAGTCTCGATCCTCAAAAGATGGACCAAATGGCCCACGACATGCACATTTGCATGCGGTTTGTTTCTCGCAGAATGACTAATCTTATAAATGTCCCCCTCAATTTTCCAGTGCAAGAGCATGTAGAGTTTAAAAGTGCTTTAAAAAGAGTGAAGACCGAAATTGAAAAGCTATACGATAATAAAGTTCAGAATAAGGGCCGTGATTCAAAAGACATGCTGGACCTTTTAATTGCCGCAGAAGACGAAGATAAACACAACTTGAGCCGCGAAGAAGTTTTTGATCAGGTCATGTCGTTTTTAATTGCCGGTCATGAAACGACGGCGATTACAATGAGCTGGTTTTATTATTTGTTGGCCAAAAAGCCAGAGTATCAAGAACGCTTAATTAAAGAGCTTGAGAGCGGTGATTATAAATTTGAAACATCAAATGAGTTAGGAAAATATCCTTTTCTTGAGGCCATCATTAACGAAACAATGAGACTTTATCCTGCCGGATGGGTTATTGCCCGCAACATTACTGAGGATAATTCAGTAGGACAGTGGAATGTTAAAAAAGGTCACGTCCTTGCTGTTTGTCCATATGTCGCTCATCGCGATCCGAGATGGTGGAATAATCCTGATGATTTTATGCCCGAAAGATTTTTAGATAGTGAAGTTATGAAGAATCTTCCACGCGGAGCTTTTGTGCCTTTTAGCATTGGCAAAAGAAATTGTATTGGGTCGCGCTTTTCGTTGATGGAAATCACGGTGTTTGCTTTAGAATTTTTCAAGCATTTTAAAATGACAACTATGCAGAAAGAAGTGGGAGTTAAAGGGTATGTCACCCTTAAGACCGACCGCCCCGTTCGCCTGACATTGCATAAGAAATAA